In the genome of Candidatus Poribacteria bacterium, the window CTTACTTTCCAGCGAACTTCCGCCTTCTCGTAGAGACTGCCATAAACGGCCGTAAAGCACTTCAACACGAGGAAGAATTTCAGCAATCTCAGCAATCTCAGCTTTCTCTCCAGACGCAACCTCGCGAATAACACGAGCGTAGTCGGAGGCTGCGGTACTTGCTGTGACTCCCAAAGCAATAAAAAAAGGCTTTAGTGTTCTTTCATAATCCGCATAATTCTCTTTGAGATAACCACGATGGTTACCGAAAACTGCACTCTCGTTCTCCCAAAAAACCTCATCGCTCTTCCACCAATTTGGCTCTGGATCAAAAATAAAGATGAGAGGTTTTGCTTTGAATTCCGCTTCTCGACGTGCGCCTTGGTCTTCTAAAAAGCGATAAAGTGGTAAAACCTTTTCAATACTGGCTTCTGTGTCTTCTGTGCCACTCAGGGTTCCCAGGTAGTTGAGCACACTGTTTGTATCTGCCTTCAGATTTACGTGCAATATACTATCAGCCAACCATCGGGCAGCTTCGTTATCTTGGCTGACATCAAAATCAGAGCGTAGGTAAGCTACACTTTCACCCAAAACTCTACGATTATCCTCAGTTGGAGCGAACAACTCAGAGGGCAGATGAAGCTTACCATCTTCATCAGGGAGCCATGCAGTTTCTTGTAGTTCACGATAAAATGTAGCATCAAAGAATTCTTGTTTCCATTTGTTACGAAACCAATGATAAATACCTTGAAAGCGACTGTTAAAGAGGTGGTCCCTCTGCCATGATTCTGATGGAAGTGGCTTAACCATTTTAACCAACAAGTGCCAAATGGAGCGTGCCAGATTAGCTTCATTGTCTTTGCTTATTTTATTCAATATCTCCGGTAAACAATAGAGATAACGGTCTGTTATACTCTTTTCCGGCCATCGCGTAGGATGCTCGGGTTTAATATTACGCTTAGCAAGTTCTTCGCTAAACTTTTGATCATCCCATGAATCAGGCTCAATTTTTTGCTCAATAACCAGCGGCGTATCCATAGCATCAATCGCCTTCAAAAACTTGAACCACTCTTTTGAATCAGAATTGCCCTCCAGATATCCACCATCTACAAACCAATATTCACCGTTGGACACTGAAAAATAGGTTTCCAAATCCATATCACCGGTGTAGGCTTGTGGTAAATAGGTATCGCAAGGTTTTACAAAATCAACAGTGTCTGGTTGGGCACCATTATAAGCCTGCAGGATTGGAGTTTCACTAATTTCTTTCTTTAAGTTCCTATGCTCATATCCTGAAAGTTTGTCCCACACCTTGAAAATATAACGGACATGCAAAAGATTCTGTTCTTTAGAGGGTTTGTCACACCGAGAATATTGCGGGAGAATCCATTTTCCAATCATATCTTCAGGATCTAAACCCTCAACGTCTAACTTATCAAGGAAGGCTTTGATGTCATTCCCTTCTTCGCCTTCAAGAAGGGCTGACTGAAGAATAGGCAACTCGTCGAGAAAAGGTGCAATTTCTTTCCGCGCTTCATCTGTCTCCGGCGGAAAGAATGCTTCACTGGCACACACATGTCGCCCGTTTTCAAGTCGAACCAGCGGTAGTTTCTTTATCCGCTCCAATTCAGACTGCTGACTATTCAAATAGTTATACAAGGAACGCAGCCACTCATTAGATTTAGTCTTAAACCAATTGCAGTCTCGCTGTTCAAGCCAATTCAATACTTGGCTGAAATTTATTTCTTTTATTTTTGCTTCACGCATAACGCGAAAAGCACGACCAGATCGCCCTATATCCGCATGCAACCAACTACTGTTCGGATATATCCAACTGCACTCAACCAATTTTCGCAGGGATCCGTGGTGTGGGTAAAATACGTTCTCCGCTTTGGCATACCTCCCATCTTCCGTTGGCACGAACGCTCTTTCCTGCATCGCTTTTTGGAGTGCCTCAGCAATAGGTAAAAATTCACTTGGCACATTATCTTCGTTCAGAGGTAGTACACTAAAGAATGCTGGCTCAAGCAATCCAGCCGCCTTCAACTGTTCCAAAATTTCAGGGAGAAATTTAGCGGTCTCTTGAACCAACCATCTGTTCCATGGATTTTCACTTGGAGATTGGATACCCTCACGTCCCGATGTTGTCTGATACCGTGCCTGAATGAGAAATTTCAGGTGCGTCTCTTTCTGCGTAGGAAGATAAGCAAACAGCACACAATTGCCATCTATTGCTGTGATACTACCACTGTTATGTAGTTTGAACGCAATTTCAATTGGTTGTCGTTTTTTCGCCGACTTTTGAATTTTCTGTCGTTTTTCGTCATGTTTAGTCTGCTTTAAGAGTGCATCAATCACATATTGTGGAGGTTGAACCACTTTGTGAAAAACGAGGAACATCTCTGATAATTGATTTTCACCATTCAGTGACATTGTCAACTCAACTTCAGACGCGCCTTGAATCTTACTATGACGATGATGGATACAGGAACAAATTCCGGTTTGATCATCGCGTTCATCAATCCATTTAATTGTTTTGAAGGGTCTTTTGAAATCTCGTTGGAGATCGCGTAGGAATAACAAAACATATCTCTCACCTAATTTGCAGAACTGATCTTTCAAGAGCCCTATGTCTTCCTGACTCAGATCATCTTTAAAAGGCAGACGGAAGACTGTTCGACCTCGGCTAATTTGCTCTACAATTTGCGGTATCATCTTATCAATGCCTTCAGGCTGCGTAAGATCTCGGATACAAAAATGTTCATTCCCAGAGTATATTTCTGGGCAATCTGTGTAGTTGTAAACCGATTTGAAACCGATGCCAAAAGTCCCAATTTGCGTTAAATCTTTACTACTTGAACCTAACGAACAGATATTACGCACATCTTTTTCGCTGAACTGATCCCCATCGTTCCAAACGAACAGTTCGTTTTCTTTCAATCTCAGTTCCAATTGCGAACTTTTGCTGTCAACAGCATTCTGGATAAGCTCATAGATGCAATGCGTTTTTTCTTTGTAAAGTTGCTCGTAGAAGAAACTACGATGATGTTTAAATGAGCCATAACCCACTCGATGCTCTTCAGCTATCTTTTTGTAGTCTGTTGCCATAATTTGTTTTTCTACTCTTCCTCCCGAAATTTCAAATCTTCAGGACTTACACAATTTTAATATATGAGCCGAGAATGTGTTATTTTTAACCACTAAATCAATCAACGGTATGAAGGTTCTCCTTATGGCATTCCCCCCTTATC includes:
- a CDS encoding endonuclease NucS, with protein sequence MATDYKKIAEEHRVGYGSFKHHRSFFYEQLYKEKTHCIYELIQNAVDSKSSQLELRLKENELFVWNDGDQFSEKDVRNICSLGSSSKDLTQIGTFGIGFKSVYNYTDCPEIYSGNEHFCIRDLTQPEGIDKMIPQIVEQISRGRTVFRLPFKDDLSQEDIGLLKDQFCKLGERYVLLFLRDLQRDFKRPFKTIKWIDERDDQTGICSCIHHRHSKIQGASEVELTMSLNGENQLSEMFLVFHKVVQPPQYVIDALLKQTKHDEKRQKIQKSAKKRQPIEIAFKLHNSGSITAIDGNCVLFAYLPTQKETHLKFLIQARYQTTSGREGIQSPSENPWNRWLVQETAKFLPEILEQLKAAGLLEPAFFSVLPLNEDNVPSEFLPIAEALQKAMQERAFVPTEDGRYAKAENVFYPHHGSLRKLVECSWIYPNSSWLHADIGRSGRAFRVMREAKIKEINFSQVLNWLEQRDCNWFKTKSNEWLRSLYNYLNSQQSELERIKKLPLVRLENGRHVCASEAFFPPETDEARKEIAPFLDELPILQSALLEGEEGNDIKAFLDKLDVEGLDPEDMIGKWILPQYSRCDKPSKEQNLLHVRYIFKVWDKLSGYEHRNLKKEISETPILQAYNGAQPDTVDFVKPCDTYLPQAYTGDMDLETYFSVSNGEYWFVDGGYLEGNSDSKEWFKFLKAIDAMDTPLVIEQKIEPDSWDDQKFSEELAKRNIKPEHPTRWPEKSITDRYLYCLPEILNKISKDNEANLARSIWHLLVKMVKPLPSESWQRDHLFNSRFQGIYHWFRNKWKQEFFDATFYRELQETAWLPDEDGKLHLPSELFAPTEDNRRVLGESVAYLRSDFDVSQDNEAARWLADSILHVNLKADTNSVLNYLGTLSGTEDTEASIEKVLPLYRFLEDQGARREAEFKAKPLIFIFDPEPNWWKSDEVFWENESAVFGNHRGYLKENYADYERTLKPFFIALGVTASTAASDYARVIREVASGEKAEIAEIAEILPRVEVLYGRLWQSLREGGSSLESKEWQEEWERTLKGRCWLGKTGDKYDFFSLHELVWKDDDYRSRLFKKEEIPFWAFDKDLLELAKCLGVKGCYELSEVEFNYCGDRGEDQIWSEKVQNLYPYIYDFLNSPRLCEQYREEQAAEILKRLSVHQAQRLEVRYRLNEASVSDPNPRQSFLEKEKGILWLGLEEDEEAYPDLIGDALQDDFRIDQLREFVKDLLPSVNLSKTALLSWKRRGFQADLCLSPSESDSEGNEENLSKSVDERLMGEAGGKNDSETNNSESETPMVHEGPETGSEDGDSTEDKSEAPVHRPRPSRGGARWPGGSGSSTPNRRTGTGYGGGGGGEGDKHRTLKKYLSDNPSLFGEGLKLIDTEYRFGSGDEADILFEDSSGNPVTVEVKPPISSGSDQEVWQAVKYKHLAAVKYGLPCEQVRSILAAPQIPDGVKEECKRRGIEPFEVTQR